In one Solanum lycopersicum chromosome 11, SLM_r2.1 genomic region, the following are encoded:
- the LOC101261779 gene encoding uncharacterized protein: protein MDNQRNTLLNWTYFCQGKGMDELSQTLLLTTMELENTRLKAQEELKIREDEINQLKDLLNRTINEKNEAQEKCQKLILEKLMFQQQQQQQHHLVFQQTGPLSGVSSIEDEPILNRSFSSSDCDESIVSSPQEKDQQQQQDLPILIDKPLPENGKFLQAVMQAGPLLQTLLLAGPLPQWRHPPPPMDTYEIPPPPVVIPCQDPIFNVFNNCGRLNKKRGSGVLFDDSNIGNKYQRVVL from the exons ATGGATAACCAAAGAAATACTCTTCTTAATTGGACTTACTTCTGTCAAGGCAAG gGCATGGATGAGCTAAGTCAGACACTGTTGCTGACAACAATGGAGCTGGAGAACACAAGGTTGAAAGCTCAAGAAGAGCTAAAAATCAGAGAAGATGAAATAAACCAGCTTAAAGATTTGTTAAACAGAACCatcaatgagaaaaatgaagcTCAAGAGAAATGCCAAAAACTAATCTTGGAAAAACTCATGTttcaacagcagcaacaacaacaacatcatctGGTGTTTCAACAAACAGGTCCATTATCTGGTGTTTCAAGCATTGAAGATGAACCAATACTAAACAGATCATTTTCATCTTCAGATTGTGATGAAAGCATTGTTTCATCCCCACAAGAAAaagatcaacaacaacaacaagattTGCCTATTCTTATAGACAAACCATTGCCTGAAAATGGAAAATTTTTACAAGCTGTTATGCAAGCAGGACCACTTTTACAAACACTCCTTCTTGCTGGTCCTTTACCTCAATGGcgccaccccccacccccaatgGACACCTATGAAATCCCACCACCCCCTGTGGTTATTCCATGTCAAGATccaatttttaatgtttttaacaACTGTGGAAGACTAAACAAGAAAAGGGGTAGTGGTGTTCTTTTTGATGATTCTAACATTGGAAACAAATACCAAAGGGTTGTGCTTTGA